In one Saccharibacillus brassicae genomic region, the following are encoded:
- a CDS encoding arsenate reductase family protein, producing MTSLKVYHYAKCSTCRNAIKWLQNEGRELELIPINEQPPSKSEMLDLIARSGLDSKKFFNVSGEVYKSLGLKDKLADLGEEERAELLASNGMLIKRPVVTDGESVTVGFKPELYAQSWSQKEEQA from the coding sequence ATGACTTCGCTTAAAGTGTATCATTACGCCAAATGCAGCACATGCCGCAATGCGATCAAATGGCTGCAAAACGAAGGGCGGGAGCTGGAACTGATTCCGATCAACGAACAGCCGCCGTCCAAGTCCGAAATGCTCGACCTGATCGCACGCAGCGGCCTGGATTCCAAAAAGTTTTTTAACGTAAGCGGGGAAGTGTACAAATCGCTTGGACTCAAAGACAAGCTGGCCGACCTTGGCGAAGAAGAACGCGCCGAGCTGCTGGCTTCGAACGGCATGCTGATCAAGCGTCCGGTCGTCACCGACGGCGAAAGCGTGACAGTCGGCTTCAAGCCGGAGCTGTACGCACAAAGCTGGAGCCAAAAGGAGGAGCAGGCATGA
- a CDS encoding MOSC domain-containing protein: protein MKEVVIAAVNVGLPRSVPNGKKEVQTGIFKEPVDGAAYLSTLGFEGDGQADLKNHGGPDKAVCVYSTDRFAFWEDGVLPKLGPGAFGENLSIAGGAEEDFCIGDTFVIGEAIVQLSQPRQPCFKLSVRYGVPELPEKVQETGYSGFYFRVVREGLIQAGDRMELLERHPAGMTVMRANEIKYKRKDDAEAIRSLLDVRELADAWRGPLQKRLETLDNQG from the coding sequence ATGAAGGAAGTCGTAATCGCGGCAGTGAACGTCGGACTGCCCAGATCCGTGCCGAACGGCAAAAAGGAAGTGCAGACCGGAATCTTCAAAGAACCGGTCGACGGAGCGGCGTATCTGAGTACGCTCGGCTTCGAAGGCGACGGGCAGGCCGATCTCAAAAATCACGGCGGTCCGGACAAAGCGGTCTGCGTCTATTCGACGGACCGGTTTGCGTTCTGGGAAGACGGCGTGCTGCCGAAGCTAGGCCCGGGCGCTTTCGGCGAAAATTTATCGATCGCGGGCGGAGCGGAAGAAGATTTTTGTATCGGCGATACGTTCGTCATCGGCGAAGCGATCGTGCAGCTCAGCCAGCCGAGGCAGCCATGCTTCAAACTGTCGGTCCGCTACGGCGTGCCGGAACTGCCGGAGAAAGTGCAGGAGACGGGCTACAGCGGCTTTTATTTCCGGGTCGTCCGCGAAGGGCTGATCCAAGCCGGAGACCGGATGGAACTGCTGGAACGCCATCCGGCCGGCATGACCGTCATGCGCGCGAACGAGATCAAGTACAAGCGCAAAGACGATGCCGAAGCGATCCGCAGCCTGCTGGACGTTCGCGAATTGGCCGACGCCTGGCGGGGACCGCTCCAAAAGCGGCTGGAGACATTGGACAATCAGGGGTGA
- a CDS encoding aspartyl-phosphate phosphatase Spo0E family protein, translated as MQHGAHASGAMAERELFLQEEIRILRAQMEETFGREQSFTAVNVVEISSRLDLKINEYMQLVR; from the coding sequence ATGCAGCACGGGGCTCACGCTTCCGGCGCCATGGCGGAACGCGAGCTTTTCCTGCAGGAAGAGATACGCATTCTGCGCGCCCAAATGGAAGAAACATTCGGCCGCGAACAGTCGTTCACCGCTGTGAACGTCGTCGAAATCAGCAGTCGGCTCGACCTCAAAATCAACGAATACATGCAGCTCGTCCGCTGA
- a CDS encoding Lrp/AsnC family transcriptional regulator — MKETNKLKLDILELLEEDARRTPQLLSTMLNVPEEEVREAVAELEGDRVIVKYATVVNESKVNDEKVTALIEVQITPERGRGFEGIAERIYLYPQVKSVFLMSGAYDLLVEVDGLSLKEVASFVSDKLSPIESVLSTKTHFILKKYKQNGIIFEEHEEDRRLMISP; from the coding sequence GTGAAAGAAACGAACAAGCTCAAACTGGATATTCTCGAACTGTTGGAAGAGGACGCGCGGCGTACGCCGCAGCTGCTGTCCACCATGCTGAACGTGCCGGAGGAAGAAGTGCGCGAAGCGGTGGCCGAACTCGAAGGGGACCGCGTCATCGTCAAATACGCGACCGTCGTCAACGAGAGCAAAGTCAACGACGAGAAAGTGACCGCGCTGATCGAAGTACAGATTACGCCGGAGCGGGGCCGCGGATTCGAAGGGATCGCCGAGCGGATCTATTTGTACCCGCAGGTCAAATCGGTCTTCCTCATGTCCGGCGCCTACGACCTGCTCGTCGAAGTGGACGGCCTGAGCCTCAAGGAAGTAGCCAGCTTCGTCTCCGACAAGCTTTCGCCGATCGAATCCGTCCTGTCGACCAAAACGCATTTTATTCTCAAAAAATACAAGCAGAACGGCATCATTTTCGAGGAACACGAAGAAGACCGCCGTCTGATGATCTCGCCGTAA
- a CDS encoding endonuclease MutS2 has product MNDKIFEILQYANISNALADQAQTSLGKEAARALKPDTDLSSVQKLLQATHEAFHVDRLKGSPPFGGIVDIRPAVQRARIGGMLNPHELLGIATTLYGSRRLRRFIQTLHEEHPVELLDGLAELISDQKELERLINSCIGDSAEVLDSASPTLAAVRRELRGGESRIREKLESMIRSSSVSKMLQDQLITIRGDRFVIPVKSEYRSHFGGIVHDQSSSGATMFIEPEAIVAMNNKLRETKLRETREVEIILQKLTAAVGEQAELIAYDVDVLAQLDFIFAKGRLAHRMKATEPTVNDRGYLRIRKGRHPLIDPKHVVPLDVELGGEFSSIIVTGPNTGGKTVTLKTIGLLSLMAMSGLFVPADEGCELCVFDAIYADIGDEQSIEQSLSTFSSHMTNIIRILKDMTPKSLVLLDEVGAGTDPAEGSALAIAILEYIHQFNCRMVATTHYSELKAYAYERDGVINASMEFDVATLSPTYRLLVGVPGRSNAFAIAERLGLPGKILSFARGEVKEEDLRVENMISALEENRIGAEAEREEAERLRREIEELRTRQERELEKQESQRDARLEKAENEARDIIAKARKEADEVVSELRRLAMEEGASVKEHKLIAARRQLDEAEPATRVKKSKKPSGAQVSQKIEPGDEVILANLGQRGHVIELDGKEAMVQLGIMKMKVALSSLEKVQSAPVTAPKQKPVTAVKRTKDDSTRSELDLRGANLEEALMEADRFIDEAFLSNLGQVYLIHGKGTGVLRTGIQEHLRRHKLVKSYRLGNYGEGGNGVTVAELK; this is encoded by the coding sequence TTGAACGATAAAATATTCGAAATTTTACAATATGCGAACATCTCGAACGCGCTGGCCGATCAGGCGCAGACGTCGCTCGGCAAAGAAGCGGCGCGCGCACTGAAGCCCGATACCGACCTGTCGTCGGTGCAGAAGCTGCTTCAGGCCACGCACGAAGCGTTCCACGTCGATCGCCTGAAAGGCTCGCCGCCGTTCGGCGGCATCGTCGATATCCGTCCGGCCGTGCAGCGCGCGCGGATCGGCGGCATGCTGAATCCGCACGAGCTGCTCGGCATCGCGACGACGCTGTACGGCTCGCGCCGCCTGCGCCGGTTCATCCAGACGCTGCACGAAGAGCATCCGGTCGAACTGCTCGACGGCCTGGCCGAGCTGATCTCCGATCAGAAAGAGCTGGAGCGCCTGATCAATTCGTGCATCGGCGATTCGGCCGAAGTATTGGATTCGGCCAGCCCGACGCTTGCGGCCGTCCGGCGCGAACTGCGCGGGGGCGAATCCCGCATCCGCGAGAAGCTGGAATCGATGATCCGTTCGTCGAGCGTCTCCAAGATGCTTCAGGACCAGCTCATCACGATTCGCGGCGACCGCTTCGTTATCCCGGTCAAGTCCGAATACCGCTCGCACTTCGGCGGCATCGTGCACGACCAATCGAGTTCCGGCGCGACGATGTTTATCGAGCCGGAAGCGATCGTGGCGATGAACAACAAGCTGCGCGAGACGAAGCTGCGCGAGACGCGCGAAGTCGAGATCATTTTGCAGAAGCTGACCGCCGCGGTCGGCGAACAGGCGGAATTGATCGCGTACGACGTCGACGTGCTGGCCCAGCTCGACTTCATTTTCGCCAAGGGCCGTCTGGCCCACCGCATGAAAGCGACCGAGCCGACCGTCAACGACCGCGGGTATTTGCGTATCCGCAAAGGGCGCCATCCGCTGATCGATCCCAAACATGTCGTGCCGCTCGACGTCGAGCTCGGCGGGGAATTTTCCAGCATTATCGTGACCGGCCCCAACACGGGCGGCAAGACGGTCACGCTCAAGACGATCGGCCTGCTCAGCCTGATGGCGATGTCCGGTCTGTTCGTACCGGCCGACGAAGGCTGCGAACTGTGCGTGTTCGACGCGATCTACGCGGACATCGGCGACGAGCAGAGCATCGAGCAGAGCCTCAGTACGTTTTCCAGCCATATGACGAACATCATTCGCATCCTGAAAGACATGACGCCGAAAAGTCTCGTCCTGCTCGATGAAGTGGGCGCGGGCACGGACCCGGCGGAAGGTTCGGCGCTTGCGATCGCCATCCTCGAATATATCCACCAGTTCAACTGCCGCATGGTCGCGACGACCCACTACAGCGAACTCAAAGCGTACGCGTACGAGCGCGACGGCGTTATCAACGCCAGCATGGAGTTCGACGTGGCGACGCTGAGCCCGACCTACCGGCTGCTTGTCGGCGTGCCGGGACGAAGCAACGCGTTCGCGATCGCCGAGCGCCTCGGCCTGCCGGGCAAAATTCTCAGCTTTGCCCGCGGCGAAGTGAAGGAAGAAGACCTGCGCGTCGAGAACATGATCAGCGCGCTGGAAGAGAACCGGATCGGAGCCGAAGCCGAGCGCGAAGAAGCCGAACGGCTGCGCCGCGAGATCGAAGAGCTGCGGACGCGGCAGGAACGCGAACTGGAGAAGCAGGAATCCCAGCGCGACGCGAGACTCGAGAAAGCCGAGAACGAAGCGCGCGACATTATCGCCAAAGCCCGCAAGGAAGCCGACGAAGTCGTGTCCGAACTGCGCCGCCTGGCGATGGAAGAAGGCGCCTCGGTCAAGGAACACAAGCTGATCGCGGCCCGCCGCCAGCTGGACGAAGCCGAACCGGCCACCCGCGTCAAAAAGAGCAAAAAGCCGTCCGGCGCCCAGGTATCGCAGAAGATCGAACCGGGCGACGAAGTGATTTTGGCGAACCTTGGCCAGCGCGGCCACGTGATCGAACTGGACGGCAAGGAAGCGATGGTCCAGCTCGGCATCATGAAGATGAAAGTGGCGCTGTCTTCGCTGGAGAAAGTGCAAAGCGCTCCGGTCACGGCGCCCAAGCAGAAGCCGGTGACGGCGGTCAAGCGCACGAAGGACGACAGCACCCGCTCCGAGCTCGATCTGCGCGGCGCGAACCTGGAAGAAGCGCTGATGGAAGCCGACCGCTTTATCGACGAAGCGTTTCTGTCGAACCTCGGCCAGGTGTATCTGATTCACGGCAAAGGCACGGGCGTGCTGCGCACCGGCATCCAGGAACATCTGCGCCGGCACAAACTGGTCAAGTCGTACCGGCTCGGCAATTATGGCGAGGGCGGCAACGGCGTCACCGTAGCCGAGCTCAAGTAA
- a CDS encoding phosphodiester glycosidase family protein has product MGKSKKWGMLLLAGVLTVSGIFGAAGENQTEAAAAIQAGVRKVSVAGRTYAVQTVSIPKGTKAALGLAQGRVGQTQSFASIVKQSRATAAINGAFFNAYGGPADPYGTLIAQGKIVHTGYYGTSIGFKQDGTVLMDSLRVGIRGTVTGRPDKAGKSRTLGWYATFVNRTPDTGQNVVLMYNSARGTNVGFSGGTAVTVRKGKVVKKAANANTSIPGDGYVLVYHGSEQNNAARFEVGSAVDMNLSYENAAKRPIPWSDVVTSVGAGPRLVTDGKVSLDATGEGFNDPKILTASGARSGIAIMPDGSVLLATIGGATMSQWAQVMQKMGAKQAMNLDGGASSALYANGRTLTGAGRPLSNTLVFGQWVAMQ; this is encoded by the coding sequence ATGGGGAAAAGCAAGAAGTGGGGCATGCTGCTGTTGGCCGGGGTGCTGACCGTATCGGGCATATTTGGCGCTGCGGGGGAAAACCAAACGGAAGCGGCGGCGGCGATCCAGGCGGGCGTGCGGAAGGTGTCGGTCGCGGGGCGGACGTACGCTGTGCAGACCGTGAGTATTCCGAAAGGCACCAAAGCCGCGCTCGGGCTGGCGCAGGGCCGGGTCGGGCAGACGCAGAGTTTCGCTTCGATCGTCAAGCAGAGCCGGGCGACGGCGGCGATCAACGGTGCGTTTTTCAACGCTTACGGAGGTCCGGCCGATCCTTATGGCACGCTGATCGCCCAGGGGAAGATCGTGCATACCGGTTATTACGGAACGAGCATCGGGTTCAAACAAGACGGAACGGTGCTGATGGATTCGCTGCGCGTCGGCATCCGGGGCACCGTGACGGGCAGACCGGACAAAGCGGGCAAAAGCCGAACGCTTGGGTGGTACGCGACTTTCGTCAACCGTACGCCGGATACGGGCCAAAACGTGGTGCTTATGTATAATTCGGCCCGGGGGACGAACGTGGGCTTCAGCGGCGGAACCGCCGTTACGGTGCGCAAAGGCAAAGTGGTCAAAAAAGCGGCGAATGCCAACACGTCCATTCCGGGGGACGGGTATGTGCTGGTGTATCACGGCTCCGAACAGAACAATGCCGCACGTTTTGAAGTCGGGTCCGCGGTCGACATGAATCTCTCCTACGAAAATGCCGCCAAGCGTCCAATTCCGTGGTCCGACGTCGTGACGTCGGTCGGAGCCGGGCCCCGTCTGGTCACGGACGGCAAAGTGTCGCTGGACGCCACAGGCGAAGGCTTCAACGATCCCAAGATTCTGACCGCCTCCGGCGCGCGCAGCGGAATCGCGATCATGCCGGACGGCTCGGTGCTGCTGGCCACGATCGGCGGCGCGACGATGAGCCAATGGGCGCAGGTCATGCAGAAAATGGGTGCCAAGCAGGCGATGAATCTGGACGGCGGCGCTTCTTCGGCGCTGTACGCGAACGGTCGGACGCTGACCGGGGCCGGACGGCCGCTGAGCAACACGCTCGTCTTTGGCCAATGGGTCGCCATGCAGTAG
- a CDS encoding aminotransferase class I/II-fold pyridoxal phosphate-dependent enzyme: MERYLSPLVRDIKPSGIRKFFDLVSASKDIITLGVGEPDFVTPWHVREACVYSLERGYTRYTSNAGMIELREAIASYLDSSFGTSYDPEKEVLVTVGGSEAIDLALRALIRPGDEVLVPEPCYISYSPITSIGGGIPVGIETFAKDGFKLTAEALEASITPKSKVLILCYPSNPTGATMTAEDWLPIAKVVEKHDLIVISDEIYAELSYGQGKHASFAAAPGMKDRTILVSGFSKAFAMTGWRMGYACGHPELISAMLKIHQYTVMCAPVMGQVAALEALTNGLGEKDKMVESYNRRRRLVVQGLRDAGLDCHEPEGAFYAFPSIQSTGLTSETFAQRLLVEEKVAAVPGDVFGLGGEGFLRCSYATSVAQLNEAMDRIGQFVYKVKREGA, from the coding sequence ATGGAACGCTATCTGTCGCCGCTTGTGCGCGATATCAAGCCTTCGGGCATCCGCAAGTTTTTCGATCTCGTGAGCGCGAGCAAAGACATCATTACGCTCGGCGTGGGCGAACCCGATTTCGTGACGCCGTGGCATGTGCGCGAAGCGTGCGTCTATTCGCTGGAGCGCGGCTACACGCGTTACACGTCGAACGCCGGCATGATCGAGCTGCGCGAAGCGATCGCGTCTTATCTGGACAGCTCGTTCGGCACTTCGTACGATCCGGAAAAAGAAGTGCTTGTCACGGTCGGCGGCAGCGAAGCGATCGATCTGGCGCTGCGGGCGCTGATCCGTCCGGGCGACGAAGTGCTCGTGCCGGAGCCGTGCTACATCTCGTATTCGCCGATCACTTCGATCGGGGGCGGGATTCCGGTCGGCATCGAGACGTTTGCCAAAGACGGCTTCAAGCTGACGGCCGAAGCGCTCGAAGCGAGCATCACGCCGAAGTCCAAAGTGCTTATTTTGTGCTACCCGAGCAACCCGACCGGAGCGACGATGACGGCCGAAGACTGGCTGCCGATCGCCAAAGTGGTCGAAAAGCACGATCTGATCGTGATCTCCGACGAAATTTATGCCGAACTCAGCTACGGACAAGGCAAGCACGCAAGTTTCGCCGCCGCTCCGGGCATGAAAGACCGGACGATTCTCGTCAGCGGCTTCTCCAAAGCGTTCGCGATGACCGGCTGGCGGATGGGTTATGCCTGCGGACACCCGGAACTGATCTCGGCCATGCTCAAGATTCACCAGTATACGGTGATGTGCGCGCCGGTCATGGGCCAGGTTGCGGCGCTTGAAGCGCTGACGAACGGGCTGGGCGAAAAAGACAAAATGGTCGAATCGTACAACCGCCGCCGCCGGCTTGTCGTACAGGGACTGCGCGACGCGGGACTCGACTGCCACGAACCGGAAGGCGCGTTCTACGCGTTCCCGAGCATCCAGTCTACCGGATTGACGTCGGAGACGTTCGCCCAGCGCCTGCTCGTCGAAGAAAAAGTGGCCGCGGTGCCGGGCGACGTGTTCGGTCTGGGCGGCGAAGGGTTCCTGCGCTGTTCCTACGCGACTTCGGTTGCGCAGCTGAACGAAGCGATGGACCGGATCGGCCAATTCGTGTACAAAGTCAAGCGCGAAGGCGCTTAA
- a CDS encoding RluA family pseudouridine synthase, protein MKIEPTTNSPTPKQPIPKRTIQHEQVENRSQGREFPQEKGIEPELGYYDPIVYVVTERENGWTLKTLLHNRLGVSRKLTSRLKMTERGITLNGERVYISVHVRAGDLVELRMEREISDDILPEEMPLDILYEDRDLLIVNKAAGVIVHPTQGHYTGTLANGVVWHWRDRGEQVRFRPVHRLDRETSGVLAIAKNPYVHQHISEQMIAGTVDKTYRAIVHGCPQPESGRIEGPIDRDPENPHVRIVTPGGYAAATRYRTLERYDAQRASLVELELESGRTHQIRVHMTHAGCPLIGDTMYKYTSADPLSEPQLLQAQLLDTWIDRQALHAFRLSFVHPGTRERMTFEAPFPPDLEELERRLNSGQSAETDAQSLKKEM, encoded by the coding sequence ATGAAGATCGAACCGACAACAAACAGCCCAACACCCAAACAACCGATACCCAAACGAACGATACAACACGAACAGGTAGAGAATAGGTCGCAGGGCCGTGAATTTCCGCAGGAAAAAGGCATCGAACCGGAACTCGGCTATTACGATCCGATCGTGTACGTCGTGACCGAACGGGAGAACGGCTGGACGCTCAAGACGCTGCTGCACAACCGGCTCGGCGTCTCGCGCAAGCTGACTTCCCGGCTCAAAATGACCGAACGCGGCATTACGCTGAACGGCGAAAGGGTCTATATCAGCGTCCATGTCCGGGCCGGCGATCTCGTCGAGCTGCGGATGGAACGCGAAATATCGGACGATATTTTGCCGGAAGAGATGCCGCTCGATATTCTGTACGAAGACCGCGATCTGCTGATCGTGAACAAAGCGGCCGGCGTCATCGTCCATCCGACGCAGGGCCATTACACCGGCACGCTGGCCAACGGCGTCGTATGGCATTGGCGGGATCGCGGCGAACAGGTGCGGTTTCGCCCGGTGCACCGGCTGGACCGCGAGACGTCCGGCGTGCTGGCTATCGCCAAAAATCCGTACGTGCACCAGCATATTTCCGAGCAGATGATCGCCGGTACCGTCGACAAGACGTACCGCGCGATCGTGCACGGCTGCCCGCAGCCGGAATCGGGCCGGATCGAAGGTCCGATCGACCGCGATCCGGAGAATCCGCATGTGCGGATCGTGACGCCGGGCGGCTACGCGGCGGCTACCCGCTACCGCACGCTGGAACGGTATGACGCGCAGCGCGCTTCGCTGGTCGAGCTGGAGCTCGAAAGCGGGCGCACGCATCAGATCCGCGTCCATATGACGCATGCCGGCTGTCCGCTTATCGGAGATACTATGTATAAATATACATCCGCTGATCCGCTGAGCGAGCCGCAGCTGCTGCAGGCGCAGCTTCTCGATACGTGGATCGACCGTCAGGCGCTGCACGCGTTCCGGCTGTCTTTCGTTCATCCGGGCACGCGGGAGCGGATGACGTTCGAAGCTCCTTTTCCGCCGGATCTGGAAGAGTTGGAACGCCGATTGAACAGCGGGCAGTCCGCGGAGACGGATGCCCAGTCACTCAAGAAAGAGATGTGA
- a CDS encoding cob(I)yrinic acid a,c-diamide adenosyltransferase yields MRIYTKTGDEGQTSVIGGRVRKDDARVEAYGTIDELNSFVGQAAALLHDDRFKDLREQLAVVGQELFDCGSDLAYTPAKQQPYKTHPAMTERLETWIDKLEANNPPLERFILPGGSPPAALLHVCRTVCRRAERRAVTLSDEAEVNPEVLKYLNRLSDYFFSAARAANLKLRVDDVEYVRGARVFSGGEEPDRQTEQKQGE; encoded by the coding sequence ATGCGCATTTATACGAAGACCGGAGACGAAGGACAGACGTCCGTAATTGGGGGACGGGTACGCAAAGACGATGCGCGGGTAGAAGCCTACGGCACAATCGACGAGCTGAACAGCTTCGTCGGCCAGGCGGCGGCGCTGCTGCACGACGACCGGTTCAAAGATCTGCGCGAACAGCTGGCCGTCGTCGGCCAGGAACTGTTCGACTGCGGTTCCGACCTGGCGTATACGCCCGCGAAGCAGCAGCCTTACAAGACGCATCCGGCGATGACGGAGCGTCTGGAGACGTGGATCGACAAGCTTGAAGCGAACAATCCGCCGCTCGAACGCTTTATTCTGCCGGGCGGAAGTCCGCCGGCCGCTCTGCTGCACGTCTGCCGCACCGTATGCAGACGTGCGGAGCGCCGCGCCGTTACGCTGTCCGACGAAGCGGAAGTCAATCCGGAAGTGCTCAAGTACCTCAACCGGCTGTCGGATTACTTTTTCAGCGCCGCGCGTGCTGCCAATCTCAAGCTGCGGGTCGACGACGTGGAGTACGTGCGCGGCGCCCGGGTCTTTTCCGGCGGCGAAGAACCGGATCGTCAAACTGAACAAAAGCAGGGTGAATGA
- a CDS encoding 5'-3' exonuclease, which produces MSEHGGIESLPQNVLARKPTLMLVDGMALLFRAYYATALKGYIRRTEAGVPTNGIYGFVRYMWDAIRQFDPTHVACCWDMGGRTFRTEQFESYKGNRSAAPDDLIPQFDLVKDVVAAMDIPNIGMPGYEADDCIGTIAKRCAREQNMDVQILSGDNDMLQLTEDRIKVIIMKKGYGNYQVYTPEFLMEEKGLKPSQIIDMKGLMGDASDNYPGVKGIGEKTAIKLVQEFDDIDGILANLDKLTKSVRAKIENDLDMLHMSRSLAEIHCEVPVECPIDLCEFRIDDAKVSAKFAELEISSLGKMMGTDVFG; this is translated from the coding sequence ATGAGCGAACACGGTGGCATCGAAAGCCTTCCGCAAAACGTCCTCGCGCGCAAGCCGACGCTGATGCTGGTCGACGGCATGGCGCTGCTGTTCCGCGCGTACTACGCGACGGCGCTCAAAGGGTATATCCGCCGCACCGAAGCGGGCGTACCGACGAACGGCATCTACGGATTCGTCCGCTATATGTGGGACGCGATCCGGCAGTTCGACCCGACGCACGTCGCCTGCTGCTGGGATATGGGCGGCCGCACGTTCCGCACCGAGCAGTTCGAATCGTACAAAGGCAACCGCTCCGCCGCGCCCGACGATCTTATTCCGCAGTTCGATCTCGTCAAGGATGTCGTCGCGGCGATGGACATTCCGAATATCGGCATGCCGGGCTACGAAGCGGACGATTGTATCGGCACGATCGCCAAGCGCTGCGCGCGCGAGCAGAACATGGACGTCCAGATTTTGTCGGGCGATAACGACATGCTGCAGCTGACCGAAGACCGGATCAAAGTCATTATTATGAAAAAAGGCTATGGCAACTATCAAGTGTACACGCCGGAATTCCTGATGGAAGAAAAAGGGCTCAAGCCTTCGCAGATCATCGACATGAAAGGCCTCATGGGCGACGCCAGCGACAATTATCCGGGCGTCAAAGGCATCGGCGAAAAAACGGCGATCAAGCTTGTCCAGGAATTCGACGATATCGACGGCATCCTCGCCAATCTGGACAAACTGACGAAGTCTGTCCGCGCCAAGATCGAGAACGATCTCGATATGCTGCACATGTCCCGTTCCCTCGCCGAGATCCACTGCGAAGTGCCGGTCGAATGCCCGATCGATCTGTGCGAATTCCGGATCGACGACGCGAAAGTGTCGGCGAAGTTCGCGGAGCTTGAGATAAGCAGTCTGGGCAAGATGATGGGGACGGACGTATTTGGGTGA
- a CDS encoding GGDEF domain-containing protein: protein MGNVDRLNRQILNAYWIVAAMVFVVELSYFLTGNGGEGRADLVSLTVGSLLVLTVAALGELLHASFRRYGRQIVAGVSLTMAYINYLNLGLYTENAPGILLIFPMFVPLIYFDGKLLNLFGTANIALYAAFYFIVERPVYGREIEHFLLMEFMLAAALLLGRTVLIRAIEIGRQVEHLTKSQQDLLVDNAVSQRLIKTDALTQLYNHQTFYEYLEDLVDQCKRNGLQIQVAVLDIDNFKKINDTYGHLIGDLVLKEVSIRIRMTISPNDFAARYGGEEFAVIFTEKTPEESAAYAERIREAVQGANYSYMGNHPVTISVGLSECLPDDTPESLFGKADAALYRAKRSGKNRVEKYDASRDTVSRRE from the coding sequence ATGGGTAACGTGGACCGGCTGAACCGGCAGATTCTGAACGCTTACTGGATCGTGGCGGCGATGGTATTCGTCGTCGAACTGTCGTATTTCCTGACCGGCAACGGCGGCGAAGGCCGGGCCGATCTGGTCTCGCTGACGGTGGGCAGCCTGCTCGTGCTCACGGTCGCGGCGCTGGGCGAACTGCTGCACGCGTCGTTTCGCCGGTACGGCCGGCAGATCGTCGCCGGGGTCAGCCTGACGATGGCCTACATCAATTATTTGAATCTGGGCCTGTACACGGAAAACGCGCCCGGCATCCTGCTGATCTTCCCGATGTTCGTGCCGCTCATTTATTTCGACGGGAAGCTGCTGAACTTGTTCGGCACCGCGAACATCGCGCTGTACGCCGCCTTTTATTTTATCGTCGAGCGTCCGGTCTACGGCCGGGAGATCGAACATTTCCTGCTCATGGAATTCATGCTGGCGGCGGCGCTGCTGCTCGGGCGTACCGTTCTGATCCGCGCGATCGAAATCGGGCGGCAGGTCGAGCATTTGACCAAATCGCAGCAGGACCTGCTTGTCGATAATGCGGTCTCGCAGCGCCTGATCAAGACCGATGCGCTGACGCAGCTCTACAATCACCAGACGTTCTACGAATATCTCGAAGATCTGGTCGACCAATGCAAGCGCAACGGGCTGCAGATTCAGGTAGCCGTGCTCGATATCGACAATTTCAAAAAGATCAACGACACCTACGGGCATCTGATCGGCGATCTGGTGCTCAAGGAAGTGTCGATCCGGATTCGAATGACCATTTCGCCGAATGACTTTGCCGCCCGCTACGGCGGCGAGGAGTTCGCGGTCATTTTCACGGAGAAAACGCCCGAAGAGTCGGCCGCTTACGCCGAACGTATCCGCGAAGCGGTGCAGGGCGCCAACTACTCCTACATGGGCAACCATCCGGTTACGATCAGCGTCGGGTTGAGCGAATGCCTGCCCGACGATACGCCGGAGAGCCTGTTCGGCAAAGCCGACGCGGCGCTGTACCGTGCCAAACGGTCCGGCAAAAACCGGGTCGAAAAGTACGACGCAAGCCGGGATACGGTCTCCCGGCGCGAATAG
- a CDS encoding DUF350 domain-containing protein, with protein sequence MNTVIDAMLATPMGAAVAYFSVAVLELVVFLSIFEVVTRYKCWDEIRKGNVAVAMATGGKIFGICNILRFCIESGSSIYESMLWSLVGFVLLMVAYFLFEFITPFFKVDEEIGRDNRAVGLISMILSISLSYVIGVSVL encoded by the coding sequence ATGAATACGGTAATCGATGCTATGCTGGCGACTCCGATGGGAGCGGCCGTGGCCTACTTTTCGGTCGCGGTGCTGGAGTTGGTCGTTTTTCTGTCCATTTTCGAAGTCGTCACCCGCTACAAGTGCTGGGACGAGATCCGCAAAGGCAACGTGGCGGTCGCCATGGCAACCGGCGGCAAAATTTTCGGCATCTGCAACATCCTGCGCTTCTGTATCGAATCCGGCTCCAGCATCTACGAGAGCATGCTGTGGTCGCTGGTCGGGTTCGTGCTGCTGATGGTCGCTTATTTCCTGTTCGAGTTCATCACTCCGTTTTTCAAGGTGGATGAAGAGATCGGACGGGATAACCGGGCGGTCGGCTTGATCTCGATGATCTTGTCGATCTCGCTGTCGTATGTGATCGGCGTCTCGGTCTTGTAA